The genome window TGGAAGCCTACGATAGGAACTACGAGAGGCTTTTGATAGTCAACGTCTGGAAGGGCAACCCGCTTAAGATGACCTTCATCAAGGTCGACCCCGAGGACTGGGGGTACCTCGGCTATCTCTACCTCCACGGCATAAAGCTCCAGCGCGAGATCGGTTTCAGGGACGTAAGGCCGATACGGGAGGAGATGCCCCTCGTGGTGACCACCGCCAAGCGCGTTGGTCTCGACCACGTTGCCTTCGCCCAGGTTTTTGCAGAACTCACCGGAGGAGTGTTCGTCCCGAGGAAGGAGCGCTCGCTCCTCGGCATAGCCGACAGGTACAACACCGACGTCCTGAGCGTCATCGAGAGGCACCCGCGCGGGATGGCGGTCAACTTCTACCGCCTCGACGTCACGAATGAGAAGGCCGTCGGCCCGCTCATAAGCGTCAAGATATGGATAATGGAGGACGGGCGGAGATGGGACTACAAGGAAGCGATTCTGAAGCGTGGCCCATCGAAGGAGTGATCGAGCTCGCCTTTCCCGATGAGGAAACCGCGAGAATAGTTCATGAGAGCGTCCTCTACGAGCACGAGAGCGTGCCTTACCGGAGAAGCAGGATAGAGTTCCTCCGCGAGGGGAACAGGATAGTAATCCGCTTTCTCGCCAGGGACAACTCCGCCCTGCGCGGAACGCTGAACTCCTACCTCCGGTGGATAAAGGTGGCTATGGATTCCCTAGAAGTTTAGCCGAAACTATTTAAAGCCCGCCCCTTATTCTAACCCGGCATCGCGATTACGGAGGTGTTGTTAATGCAGAACATTCCACCCCAGGTTCAGGCCATGCTCGGTCAGCTTGAGAGCTACCAGCAGCAGCTCCAGCTCGTCATTCAGCAGAAGCAGAAGGTCCAGCTCGAGCTCACCGAGGCAAAGAAGGCCCTCGAAGAGATCGAGAAGGTCGATGATGGAGCTACCATATACAAGACCGTCGGAACGCTCATCGTCAAGACCGAGAAGGGCAAGGCCGTCGAGGAGCTGAAGGAGAAGGTCGAGACGCTGGAGGTCAGGCTCAACGCCCTCGAAAGGCAGGAGAAGAAGCTCAACGAGAAGCTCAAGGAACTCACCGCCCAGATACAGTCCGCCCTCAGGCCCACCGCGGGCTGACCTCTTCTCTTTTCCTTCGGGGTGAGAGCGATGGACGAGGGAAGCAGCGGAAGGAGGGTTATCCACATCGGTCTGCCGGAGCTGAGCGAGGAGCAGCTGATGGAGATAGGCGAGATCGCCCAGGAGACGGTGATAAAGCACGTCTTCGACACCCTCAACCGGAGCGACGTGAAGGACATCGAGGTGACGATGAGGATAAACCGCGACGAGACCCTCGACCTTGAGATAGAGGTTTACCTGGAGGTTCCGGTCTTCGTCAGGGTGGACGTCGATGGGCTGATAGAGGAGGCCGTCGAGAAGGCCTACGAGGCAGTTGAGAGGAAGCTGAGGGAGATTGCGGGTAAGGGTTAAATCCAGTTTTTAGTAAAACACGACGGTGGGAGCATGGACTACAGGAAGATCGCCGAGGCTTTTGCAAGGGACGCCAAGAAGTTGCTTGGAAAAGACCTCGTGGAGATAATCCTTTTTGGCTCAGTCGCGAGAGGGGAGGCCGGCGAGGAGAGTGATATAGACCTCCTCGTTATCGTTGAAGGTGATTCCTGGAAAAACCAGAGAAAGCTGGCCGATTTGGTGGTTGATTACCTTGTCAAATACGGCGTCTACGTTTCCCCCAAGGTGGTGAGCGTTGAGGAGTTTGAATTTATGAAAAGCATAAACTCCGCGTTCTACATTAACCTGAGGACGGAGGGAGTGACCCTTGGCCAGTGAAGTTGAGATACTGCTCAGGGACGCCCACGAGTTGCTGGAGGGGCTAAAATGAAGGGAAAACTCAAACTTAAACGCTTCCTTGAGCGCTCAGGGGGCAAGTCCTTCCTGCTTCTCTGCCACCACAACGCCGACCCCGACTCCCTCGGCTCGGCGATAGCCTTCGCCCTCTACCTCAAATCAATCGGGGTCGAGAGGATTAGAATAGGCGTCGCCCAGAGCGTCTCCTCCTACGCCAAGCGGCTTTTAGCGTTCTCCCCCGTTCCCGTTGAGAAGAACCCGGCGGTTGAGGAGGACGTGGTTGTAATCTTCGACACCTCCTCCCTCGAACAGCTCGAACCCATCGGGATCCCGCACGGTAAGGCCGTAATCGTCGTAGACCACCACTTAGAAAAGGAGAAGCCTATTAGGGCGGATATAGCGGTCGTTGATTCATCGCGCACCTCAACCGCCGAGATAGTCTGGGAGCTGTTCAAATACTTCGGCTTCTACGACGAGACCGCCGTTAAAGCCCTCCTGGCGGGAATAGTCACCGACACCGCCAACTTCCGCTTCGCCAACGCGAGGACCTTCAAAGCGGTAAGTGAGATGCTGGAGCGCTTCCCGGTTCAGATGGGCGAGATTTTCCAGCTTGTAGCCCCTGTCAGCGACGAGAACATCGACCAGGCGAAGCGCATGGCGGTCTTAAAGGCCTGCCAGAGAATGGAGATAAGGAAGTTCAGGAGGTACATCAT of Thermococcus sp. JdF3 contains these proteins:
- a CDS encoding DUF3194 domain-containing protein, which encodes MDEGSSGRRVIHIGLPELSEEQLMEIGEIAQETVIKHVFDTLNRSDVKDIEVTMRINRDETLDLEIEVYLEVPVFVRVDVDGLIEEAVEKAYEAVERKLREIAGKG
- the pcc1 gene encoding KEOPS complex subunit Pcc1, with the protein product MGLQGSDSEAWPIEGVIELAFPDEETARIVHESVLYEHESVPYRRSRIEFLREGNRIVIRFLARDNSALRGTLNSYLRWIKVAMDSLEV
- a CDS encoding prefoldin subunit beta; the protein is MQNIPPQVQAMLGQLESYQQQLQLVIQQKQKVQLELTEAKKALEEIEKVDDGATIYKTVGTLIVKTEKGKAVEELKEKVETLEVRLNALERQEKKLNEKLKELTAQIQSALRPTAG
- a CDS encoding nucleotidyltransferase domain-containing protein, which produces MDYRKIAEAFARDAKKLLGKDLVEIILFGSVARGEAGEESDIDLLVIVEGDSWKNQRKLADLVVDYLVKYGVYVSPKVVSVEEFEFMKSINSAFYINLRTEGVTLGQ
- a CDS encoding bifunctional oligoribonuclease/PAP phosphatase NrnA gives rise to the protein MKGKLKLKRFLERSGGKSFLLLCHHNADPDSLGSAIAFALYLKSIGVERIRIGVAQSVSSYAKRLLAFSPVPVEKNPAVEEDVVVIFDTSSLEQLEPIGIPHGKAVIVVDHHLEKEKPIRADIAVVDSSRTSTAEIVWELFKYFGFYDETAVKALLAGIVTDTANFRFANARTFKAVSEMLERFPVQMGEIFQLVAPVSDENIDQAKRMAVLKACQRMEIRKFRRYIIAVSKVSAYESLACKVFLQLGADIAVVGSEKKGVRISARAKESLVKKGLHLGKIMEKVGPVIEGSGGGHAGAAGANGKGNLDEGIKLILKEIERFLREVD
- a CDS encoding ribosomal biogenesis protein — its product is MMLITTSHRPTRRTRSFGHDLEKVFPNSLYLTRGKKTVQDLLMEAYDRNYERLLIVNVWKGNPLKMTFIKVDPEDWGYLGYLYLHGIKLQREIGFRDVRPIREEMPLVVTTAKRVGLDHVAFAQVFAELTGGVFVPRKERSLLGIADRYNTDVLSVIERHPRGMAVNFYRLDVTNEKAVGPLISVKIWIMEDGRRWDYKEAILKRGPSKE